Part of the Burkholderia sp. FERM BP-3421 genome, TCGTGCCGGCCGACGTGGCCGGCCTGCTCGGCTTCCTGGCGCTCGTCACCCTCGCGCTGGGCATGGCCTCGCCCCGCTTCCTGACGGGCGGCACCTTCGTGTCGATCGCCTTCCAGCTGCCGGAGCTGGGTTTGTTCGCGCTGGCGATGCTGCTGCCGTTGATGTCGGGCGGCATCAATCTCGCGGTGACGTTCACCGCGAACCTCGCCGGGCTCGCGATGGCGGCGGTGATCCAGGCGCACGGCGGCGCGGACGCGAGCCTCGGCGTGATCGTCGCGGGCGCCGCCGCCGCGCTGGCGACGGGCGCGGCGATCGGCTGGCTGATCGGCGCGATCATTGCCTGCACGGGCGCGAGCGCCATCCTGGTGTCGCTGTCCGCCATGATCTTCGTGCGCGGCCTCGGCGAATATCTGACCCGGGGCGGCGACATTTCCGGCTTTCCACCCGCCGTACGCGCGCTCGGCAACGGGATCTGGCTCGGCATTCCCGCGCCGTTGTGGGTCTTCGCGGGCTGCGCGCTGCTGATGCATGTCGTGCTTGCATACACGCGGCTGGGTTTCGTCACACGCATGATCGGTTCGAATCTCGAAGCGACCCGCTATTCCGGCATCGCGACGGCGCGCTCGCTCGCGCGCGTCTACATGCTGTCGGGGCTCATGTGCGGCGTGGCCGGCATCGTCATGCTGGCCCGTTTCAATTCGGTGCGGGTCGGGCATGGCGAGGCGCTGCTGCTGATCGCCGTGCTTGCCTGCTTTCTCGGTCGCGTCGATCCGTTCGGCGGTTTCGGCCGGGTTGCGCCGGTGGTGGTGGCGCTCGTGATCCTGCAGGTGATGGCCTCGGGGCTCAACCTGCTCGGCGCGAGCCAGCATCTCGCGACCGCGCTGTGGGGCGCGTTCCTGCTCGCGGTGATGGCGGCCCGCTGGGGCTGGACCCGGATCGCGCCGCGGCTGTTCGCGCGGATTCATATCGCGGGGCGCGCGACGGGCGGCCCCGGATCTCGTCAACGAAGGGGGAGCGAATGAACAAGCTGGGCGTACATGCGTTGGTGTGGGAGGCCGACTGGTCGCGTGAGGCCTGCGCGCGGGCGATCGCGCGGACGGCCGAGACCGGCTTCGATTTCATCGAGGTGCCGGCGCTCGACCCGGCATCGATCGATGTCGCGTTCACCCGGCGCGAACTCGAACGCAACGGCCTGGGCGTGACGTTTTCGCTCGGGCTCGACGCGGAGTCCGACATCGCGAGCGGCGACCCGGCGAAGGCCGCGCGCGGCCTGCGCAAGCTGGAAGATGCGTTGCGCGTCGCGCGCGACTGCGGCGCGACGCATCTCTGTGGCATCCTCTACTCGGCATTTCAAAAATATGCGGTCCCGGCGACGCCGGAAGGTATCGCGATGTCGGTCGATGTGCTCGCCCGGGTCGCGGAGCAGGCCGAGGCGAGCGGCATCACGCTCGGCCTGGAGGTGGTCAACCGTTATGAATCGAACGTGCTGAATACGGCGTCGCAGGGCGTCGAGCTGTGCCGGCGGATTGACCGGCGCATGGTGAAAGTGCATCTGGATACCTATCACATGAATATCGAGGAATCCGACGCGGCGGCCGCGGTCCGCGAGACCGGCGCGTATCTCGGCTATGTCCACGTCGGCGATTCGCATCGCGGCTACCTGGGCTCGGGCAGCATCGATTTCACGGCAATTTTTTCGCGCGCTCGCGGCAACCGGGTACGCGGGGCCGATCGCGTTCGAGAGTTTCTCGTCGCGCGTGGTCGGGCAGCCGCTCGAAGGGATCCTCGCGATCTGGCGCAACCTGTGGGAAGACAGCGGCGATCTGGCCGCCCACGCGCTCGCGTATATGCGCGTGCAGCTGAAGGCGGCGCGGGAAGTCCTGAAGCAGGCCGAGCGGAGTCAATTGTCATGAGCGGGATGGCAACGAAGGCAAGCGCCGTGGACGCCGACACCCTGCTCGCCGCGCTGCGCGACACGCAACACGCGCCGCGCCGCGTGATCGCGATTGCCGGGCCGCCCGGCTCGGGCAAGAGCACCTTCGCCGCCCACCTGTGCGATGCCCTCAACGCGACCACCCCCGGGCGTCGCGGCGGTACTCGCGATGGACGGCTTTCATTTCGACGACCGCGTGCTGAACGCGCGCGGCCAGCGCGCGCGCAAGGGTGCGCCGTTCACCTTCGACGTCGACGGGCTCGCCGCGCTGCTCGCGCGGCTGCGTGCGGACGACGGCAAGGCGATCGCGGTGCCGGTATTCGACCGCACGCTGGAAATCGCGCGCGCGGGCGCGGAGATCGTGCCTGCATCGGCGCGGCTCGTGTTCGTCGAGGGCAATTATCTGCTGCTCGACGATCCCGACTGGGCGGTGCTGCGGCCGCTGTTCGACGCGACGGTGATGCTGGCCGTGCCGCGCCCGGTGCTGGTCGAGCGGCTCGCCGCGCGCTGGCGCGGGTATGGGATGGATGACGCGGCGATCCGCGCGAAGCTCGACGACAACGATCTTCCGAATGTCGATCTCGTGCAGGCGCACAGCGTGGCGGCGGACTTCGTGGTGGAAAACGGCGCGGCGCAGACGGAGTGACCGGCGTCACGTTGCCTGCCTCCGGAGTCGGATTCCCCTGACGATAAGCATCGTAGGCGCAGACCGGGCACCCGCACCGGCCCGCCCGCCCCCTACGAAAACACCACCGTCCGATCCCCGTTGAGAAACACGCGCCGCTCGATGAACGCCTTGACCGCGCGCGCGAGCGTGATGCACTCCACGTCGCGCCCGGCCGCGAGCAGCTGTTCCGGCCGATAGGCATGGTCGACCCGCTCGACCACCTGCTCGATGATCGGCCCTTCGTCGAGATCGTCGGTGACGAAATGCGCGGTCGCGCCGATCAGCTTCACGCCGCGCGTATGCGCCTGATGGTAGGGCTTCGCCCCCTTGAAGCCGGGCAGGAACGAATGATGGATGTTGATCGCTCGGTTTCCGAGCCGCGCGCTGGTTTCCGGCGACAGCACCTGCATGTAGCGCGCGAGGATCACCAGCTCCGCGCCGCTCGTCTCGAACAGGTCGAGCCACTGTGCTTCCTGCTGCGCCTTGGTGTCCGCCGTGATGGGGAAATGCCGGAACGGCAGGCCGTGCTGCGCGGCCAGCGGCGCGAGGTCGGGATGATTCGACGCGATCCCGATGATGTCCATCTTCAGTTCGCCCATCTTCCAGCGGAACAGCAGGTCCGCGAGGCAATGCTCGAGCTTCGACACCAGGATCAGCACCTTCGGGCGCGCGCTCGCGTCGTGGATCGCCCATTGCATGTCGAAGCCGGCCGCGATCGGCGCGAACTCGCGGCGCAGCGCGTCGAGATCCGGCGGCGCGGTTGCGTCATCCGTCGGATGAAACCCGCAGCGCACGAAGAAGCGCTGGCTCAGATCGTCGTCGAATACGCTCAGCTCGTCGATATAGCAGCGGCGCCGGTCGAGGAAGCCGACCACCGCCGCCACCTGGCCGGCGGCGCTCGGGCAGGACAGGGTCAGCACGAACGAAGGGGGGCGGGATGGGGCGGTCATGCGTTCCTCGGTTCTCGTTGAGCGGGACGCGCCCGGCGCGGGCCGGATGCGTGGCTCAAGTAGAGCAGGGCCGCGCCCCGCGCGGATAGAACCGGAACGCCGTGCCGCTGGTATCGGCGCGTCAGGCCGGCAGCGCCGCCGCGCACGCGTCGAGCAGCCAGCGGCGGAACAGCGGCACCGCCGGCGCTTCCGGGCGCGCGGGCGGCCGCACGAGGAAGTAGCCGCGCGGCGTGACGACCGGCGTGTCGATCAGCCGCACCAACTGGCCGCTCTCGATCAGCGCGTCGACGAGCGGCGCCCAGCCGAGCGCGACGCCCTGGTGCATCAGCGCCGCGTGGATCACGAGCGCGTAGCTGTTGAAGGTGAGCCCGTGCGTGCCGTGCGGCGCATCGAGGTCATGCGCGCCGAACCAGTCGCGCCATGCGAGCCAGCGCTCCGGGTCGGTCGGCTGCACGTGCAGCAGGGGCAGGGGCAGCAGGTCGGCCGGGCGCGCGACGGCCGCGGCGTGCGCGGCGCGGAACGCGGGCGAGCAGACGGGCGTGACCGCTTCCGGGAACAGCCGCGTCGACGTGCAGGACGGCCATGCGCCGTCGCCGAACAGGATCGCGACGTCGGCCTGCTCGCGCCGCGGATCGAGCGCCTGCGAGGTGACCACGCGCACGTCCACGTCGGGCATCGCGCGCTTCAATTCGGCCAGGCGCGGCATCAGCCAGTAGGTGGCGAAGCCGAAATCGGTGACGAGGGTCAGCGCGCCGCGCGCGCGGCGCGCGCGAATGTCGGCGCTCGCGACGCGCAGCGCGTCGAGGCTGTGGCGCACCGCCTCGAACAGCCGCGCGCCGTCCTCGGTCAGCGTCACGCCGCGATGGCCGCGCGCGAACAGCGGCGCGCCCAGATCGGTTTCCAGCTGCACGACGCGCTGGCTGACGGCCGGTTGCGTCGCGCCCAGCTCGCGTGCGGCGGCCGTGAAGCTCGCGAGGCGCGCGGCCGATTCGAATGCCGACAGCGCCTGCAGCGGCGGCAGCGGGTCTGGTCTCGTCATAAGCACCTCTAATGGGCTCATAAGAATCGGGCGTCTTCACGGCGCGCCGCCGGGCGCTCATAGTGGATTCACCCCGACAGGCCGCGCGGCCGACGCCGCAAGGCTCCGACGATTCTAATCCACGGTGCGCGCGATGCTTCATACAAAGCGGAATATCCTTATCCTCATGGCGGATCAGCTGACGCCGTTCGCGCTGCGCGCGTACGGTCACCCGCTGGTGCGCACGCCGCATCTCGACCGGCTGGCCGCCGAGGGCGTGGTGTTCGATTCGGCCTACTGCGCGAGCCCGCTGTGCGCGCCGTCGCGCTTCTCGCTGATGACGGGCAAGCTGCCCGCCGCGATCGGCGCCTACGACAACGCGGCCGAACTGCCCGCGCAGACGCTGACCTTCGCGCACTACCTGCGCGCGGCCGGCTACCGCACGGTGCTCGCGGGCAAGATGCATTTCTGCGGGCCGGACCAGCTGCACGGCTTCGAGGAGCGGCTCACCACCGACATCTACCCGGCCGATTTCGGCTGGGTGCCCGACTGGAGCCGGCCGGACGAGCGGCCGAGTTGGTATCACAACATGTCGTCGGTGCGCGAGGCCGGGCCGTGCGTGCGCACGAACCAGCTCGATTTCGACGACGAGGTCACCTTCGCCGCGCGCCAGAAGCTCTACGACATCGCGCGCGAGCGGGCGGCCGGCCGCGACGCGCGGCCGTTCTGCCTCGTCGTGTCGCTGACCCATCCGCACGATCCGTATGCGATCGGTCGCGACTATTGGGATCTCTATCAGCACGAGGACATCGATCTGCCCGCGGTGGGCCGCGGCGAGGTCGCCGACGATCCGCACTCGCGCCGCCTGCGCGCGGTGTGCGCGAACGACGCCGCGCCGCCGTCCGAGGCCGAG contains:
- the purU gene encoding formyltetrahydrofolate deformylase; the encoded protein is MTAPSRPPSFVLTLSCPSAAGQVAAVVGFLDRRRCYIDELSVFDDDLSQRFFVRCGFHPTDDATAPPDLDALRREFAPIAAGFDMQWAIHDASARPKVLILVSKLEHCLADLLFRWKMGELKMDIIGIASNHPDLAPLAAQHGLPFRHFPITADTKAQQEAQWLDLFETSGAELVILARYMQVLSPETSARLGNRAINIHHSFLPGFKGAKPYHQAHTRGVKLIGATAHFVTDDLDEGPIIEQVVERVDHAYRPEQLLAAGRDVECITLARAVKAFIERRVFLNGDRTVVFS
- a CDS encoding ABC transporter permease; translation: MNSRSPRRVVPADVAGLLGFLALVTLALGMASPRFLTGGTFVSIAFQLPELGLFALAMLLPLMSGGINLAVTFTANLAGLAMAAVIQAHGGADASLGVIVAGAAAALATGAAIGWLIGAIIACTGASAILVSLSAMIFVRGLGEYLTRGGDISGFPPAVRALGNGIWLGIPAPLWVFAGCALLMHVVLAYTRLGFVTRMIGSNLEATRYSGIATARSLARVYMLSGLMCGVAGIVMLARFNSVRVGHGEALLLIAVLACFLGRVDPFGGFGRVAPVVVALVILQVMASGLNLLGASQHLATALWGAFLLAVMAARWGWTRIAPRLFARIHIAGRATGGPGSRQRRGSE
- a CDS encoding choline sulfate utilization transcriptional regulator, producing the protein MTRPDPLPPLQALSAFESAARLASFTAAARELGATQPAVSQRVVQLETDLGAPLFARGHRGVTLTEDGARLFEAVRHSLDALRVASADIRARRARGALTLVTDFGFATYWLMPRLAELKRAMPDVDVRVVTSQALDPRREQADVAILFGDGAWPSCTSTRLFPEAVTPVCSPAFRAAHAAAVARPADLLPLPLLHVQPTDPERWLAWRDWFGAHDLDAPHGTHGLTFNSYALVIHAALMHQGVALGWAPLVDALIESGQLVRLIDTPVVTPRGYFLVRPPARPEAPAVPLFRRWLLDACAAALPA
- a CDS encoding nucleoside/nucleotide kinase family protein, producing the protein MDGFHFDDRVLNARGQRARKGAPFTFDVDGLAALLARLRADDGKAIAVPVFDRTLEIARAGAEIVPASARLVFVEGNYLLLDDPDWAVLRPLFDATVMLAVPRPVLVERLAARWRGYGMDDAAIRAKLDDNDLPNVDLVQAHSVAADFVVENGAAQTE